CGTTTTGGGGCTAAACTATCGGACATATCTTTCGATAAACGTAACCTCTTGTAGCGCAACGGTCAAGGATTGTCCTCAAAAGTCTTAATTTTTGCAGCGTGCCAGCGAAGCGTCTTAAGATCGACTGCTCACCCTGAAACGCTAAATCCTCTAGCCTCTCAAATATTGAGGAACGCGCACGCGTTCGGGTGGTGGCTGCGACGGTCGAGGAGATGGAGGAGAAAGGCGGCGCGCTTCACGCCAAAAGCGTGCGCTTCCGACCGACAAATGCCAGGATCAGAAGGGCAAGAACCATCTCTGTGTCGAGATTGACGCCAAGGCGGCAGAGATTTCTCGTCACTGGACGGCAGCCGCCATTATCGTGTGCCCAAGGGGTTTTGAGGAGCCTATTTTGAAGAGCAAGAGCGGACGCGCCCTGACGCGGGAGGCATTGCAAGAATCGATCTTCACCAATTGCGCGGGGCGATTGTCCCGCGCGGCGGCCCGCGACATCCTTGAGATGTTCTTCGAGGAAATTTTCGAGGCGCTCGAACGGGGAGAGTCGGTGCTATTGTACTCCTTCGGTAGCTTTGATGTCCGCTCGAAACGGGCGCGCCCGGGGCGCAATCCGAAGACGGGGGCCGAGGCGACGATCGTGGCGCGCAAGGTCGTGAGGTTCAGGCCGTCGCGGACCCTTATCGCTCGCATTAATGGCGCGACCGTCGCCGAAGACGACGGGCGCGCGCGCCCGGCCGCTGTCTCCACCGCTCCGCAAGCGCTTCGATCGGCGCAGGGCGGCGACGGAAGGGATACGCAATGAGCGAAAAGAGGCGCAATTGGCGATCCTCGCCGGCGCCTTGACGAAGATCGTGGACGTGGCGACAGTCGGACCCACAACAAGGATGCCGACAGACGATCTTCTGGCGCGTGCGGGCGACCTCGCTCCCTAGCGGGCTAGTTGAACTGGGGCCGTTCCGGCGCGCCTCCCTGGCATGCGGGGCAATGT
This window of the Candidatus Gastranaerophilales bacterium genome carries:
- a CDS encoding integration host factor subunit alpha, with product MKSKSGRALTREALQESIFTNCAGRLSRAAARDILEMFFEEIFEALERGESVLLYSFGSFDVRSKRARPGRNPKTGAEATIVARKVVRFRPSRTLIARINGATVAEDDGRARPAAVSTAPQALRSAQGGDGRDTQ